Proteins encoded together in one Cicer arietinum cultivar CDC Frontier isolate Library 1 chromosome 4, Cicar.CDCFrontier_v2.0, whole genome shotgun sequence window:
- the LOC101508662 gene encoding thaumatin-like protein 1b, translated as MANIFFLQLFVNLLLLCTGVFSDVTFNFENLCSDSIWRASNPSIGDLDPELGPDEFEIYNMDDTWSGSIWARTKCTTNASGYFSCETGDCRLGTPECADTTPNFPVTLLNFNVNQSIVSYQISLIHGQNIQVNIKPVGGTLLDGSGPCPSVTCNMDFGNVCPPSLISYNSNGAYVGCKSACDVFNDGQHCCIMNGCQPDEYTQKFKQQCPTAHIYPADNTPPMYQCKGADSYDVTFCPAIGTAS; from the exons ATGGCCAATATCTTCTTTCTCCAGCTTTTTGTTAACTTGCTGCTGTTATGTACAG GTGTATTTTCCGATGTgacttttaattttgaaaacttaTGCTCAGACTCAATATGGCGTGCATCAAACCCAAGCATAGGAGATTTAGACCCAGAGTTAGGCCCAGACGAGTTCGAAATATACAACATGGATGATACTTGGAGTGGGTCCATTTGGGCCCGAACAAAATGCACAACAAATGCATCCGGTTACTTTTCATGTGAAACCGGTGATTGCCGGTTAGGTACTCCAGAGTGTGCAGATACAACACCCAATTTCCCAGTAACACTTCTCAATTTCAATGTTAACCAATCAATAGTTTCATATCAAATAAGCCTAATTCATGGACAAAACATTCAAGTTAATATCAAGCCCGTTGGTGGAACATTGTTGGATGGGTCAGGCCCATGTCCTTCGGTGACTTGTAATATGGATTTTGGAAATGTGTGTCCACCATCTTTAATATCTTATAATTCCAATGGGGCTTATGTGGGTTGTAAAAGTGCTTGTGATGTTTTTAATGATggacaacattgttgtattATGAATGGTTGTCAACCTGATGAGTACACACAAAAGTTCAAACAACAATGTCCTACTGCTCATATTTATCCTGCTGATAATACTCCTCCTATGTATCAATGTAAAGGAGCTGATAGTTATGATGTAACATTTTGTCCTGCTATTGGGACTGCATCTTAA
- the LOC101500433 gene encoding protein fluG, with protein sequence MDLSELRKVVEEVELVDGHAHNIVSFHSNLPFIHAFSEAQGDDALASSQHSLSFKRNLRDLSELYGCELSLQSVEEHRRVSGLQFVCSTCFKAAGISAILMDDGLALDKKHDIEWHKSFTPFVGRILRIERVAEEILDQDLPDGSFWTLDSFTKAFVSKLKSVAGEIFGLKSIAAYRGGLEININVATNDAQEGLRQVLLAGKPIRIANKNLIDYIFLQSLEVAQSYDLPMQIHTGFGDKDLDMRLSNPLHLRSVFEDKRYSNSRIVLLHASYPFSKEASYLASVYPQVYLDFGLAIPKLSVHGMISSLKELLELAPINKVMFSTDGYAFPETFYLGAKKSREVVYSVLRDSCIDGDLSIPEAVEAAKDIFARNAINFYKISLATNAVSSHNNLPLKLNDELETDVSFVRILWVDNSGQHRCRVVPRKRFDDVVTKNGVGLAFVCMVMTSFLDGSPEGSGLGSVGESRLTPDLSTRRRIPWSKQDEIVLADLNLKPGQPWEYCPREVLRRVTKILKDEFDLVMNAGFENEFFLLKSITREGKEEWKPIDTSPYCSSSAFDAVSPILREAASALHSLGIPVEQIHAEAGKGQFELVLGHTICTKAADNLVYTRETIRAIARKHGLLATFIPKYALDDMGSGCHVHLSLWQNGQNVFMASDGSSKYGISTLGKEFMAGVLYHLPSILPFLAPLPISYNRLQPHTWSGAYKFWGNENKEAPMRATSPPGTPGGLASNFELKSFDGSANPYLGLAAIIAAGIDGLRRHLSLPEPVDTDPNPENLERLPTSLSESLEALDKADFLEEFIGEKLLTSIKAMRKAEIKHYSENKDAYKQLIHRY encoded by the exons ATGGATTTGAGTGAATTGAGAAAAGTGGTTGAAGAGGTGGAACTTGTGGATGGTCATGCTCACAACAtagtttcttttcattcaaactTGCCTTTTATTCATGCCTTTTCTGAAGCACAAGGTGATGATGCTCTTGCTTCTTCACAACACTCTCTTTCTTTTAAG AGAAATCTAAGGGATTTATCTGAGCTTTATGGATGTGAGTTATCTTTGCAAAGCGTTGAAGAACACCGAAGAGTGTCCGGATTGCAATTCGTGTGTTCGACATGTTTCAAAGCTGCAGGAATCTCTGCTATACTTATGGATGATGGTTTAGCATTGGACAAAAAGCATGATATAGAATGGCATAAGAGTTTTACTCCTTTTGTTGGTAGAATCTTAAGAATTGAAAGGGTTGCTGAAGAAATCCTTGATCAA GATTTGCCTGATGGATCTTTCTGGACGCTGGATTCATTCACTAAAGCATTTGTCTCAAAGTTGAAATCA GTTGCTGGTGAGATATTTGGTTTGAAAAGCATAGCTGCATACCGTGGTGGCTTAGAAATCAATATAAATGTTGCTACAAATGATGCTCAGGAGGGTCTCAGACAAGTGTTACTTG CTGGCAAGCCCATCCGTATCGCAAACAAAAATCTTATCGACTACATCTTCTTGCAAAGTTTGGAAGTTGCTCAATCCTATGACTTACCAATGCAGATACACACAGG CTTTGGAGACAAAGATTTGGATATGCGACTGTCGAATCCTCTTCATCTCCGTTCAGTTTTTGAGGACAAGAGATATTCGAATTCTCGGATTGTTCTTTTACATGCATCCTATCCATTCTCAAAGGAAGCATCATATCTAGCATCTGTGTACCCTCAG GTTTACCTTGATTTTGGGTTGGCAATTCCAAAGCTAAGTGTACATGGAATGATTTCATCACTTAAAGAGCTTTTAGAGCTGGCTCCAATAAATAAG GTGATGTTTAGTACCGATGGCTATGCATTTCCCGAAACCTTCTACTTAG GTGCAAAGAAGTCTCGTGAAGTTGTTTACTCCGTTTTGCGTGATTCATGCATCGATGGCGATCTCTCTATACCTGAGGCTGTGGAAGCTGCAAAAGACATCTTTGCAAGAAATGCAATCAATTTCTATAAGATTAGTTTAGCTACCAATGCTGTTAGTTCACATAATAATTTGCCCTTAAAGTTGAACGATGAATTAGAGACCGATGTTTCATTTGTTCGTATATTATGGGTTGATAATTCAGGACAGCACAGATGCCGC GTTGTTCCTAGAAAGCGTTTCGATGATGTTGTTACGAAGAACGGTGTCGGTTTAGCATTTGTTTGTATGGTAATGACTTCTTTTCTGGATGGATCTCCAGAAGGGTCTGGTTTAGGTTCGGTCGGTGAATCAAGATTAACGCCTGATTTGTCTACTAGAAGGAGAATTCCTTG GAGCAAGCAAGATGAAATAGTTTTAGCTGATCTGAATCTTAAACCTGGTCAACCATGGGAATATTGCCCAAGAGAAGTCTTAAGAAGAGTTACCAAAATTCTGAAAGATGAATTTGACTTG GTAATGAATGCAGGATTTGAGAATGAGTTTTTTCTCTTGAAGAGCATAACAAG GGAAGGGAAAGAAGAATGGAAACCAATTGACACAAGTCCTTACTGCTCCTCATCAGCATTTGATGCTGTTTCTCCGATACTTCGCGAAGCTGCTTCTGCTTTACATTCTTTGGGCATACCAGTAGAACAG ATACATGCAGAAGCTGGAAAAGGTCAATTTGAGCTAGTTTTGGGACATACCATTTGTACTAAAGCTGCAGACAACTTAGTTTACACACGTGAAACTATTAGGGCCATTGCTAGAAAACATGGCTTGCTTGCAACTTTTATTCCAAA GTATGCATTAGATGATATGGGTTCAGGATGTCATGTGCATCTAAGCTTGTGGCAGAATGGCCAAAATGTATTTATGGCATCTGATGGATCATCAAAGTATGGAATATCAACTTTGGGAAAAGAATTTATGGCTGGAGTTCTTTATCATCTTCCTTCAATTTTGCCATTTCTAGCACCACTTCCTATCAG TTATAATCGGTTACAACCTCACACATGGAGTGGTGCATATAAATTCTGGggaaatgaaaataaagaagCTCCGATGCGTGCTACATCGCCGCCAGGAACCCCCGGTGGCCTAGCAAGCAATTTTGAGCTTAAATCATTTGATGGTTCTGCAAACCCATACTTAGGATTAGCTGCTATAATTGCTGCCGGCATTGATGGTCTTCGTAGGCATCTTTCTCTTCCTGAACCTGTTG ATACAGATCCAAATCCAGAAAACCTTGAGAGATTGCCAACATCACTTTCGGAATCTTTGGAAGCTCTCGACAAGGCTGACTTCCTCGAAGAATTTATTGGTGAAAAATTGTTGACTTCCATAAAAGCGATGCGAAAG GCTGAAATTAAGCATTACTCGGAGAACAAGGATGCATACAAGCAACTCATACACCGTTATTGA
- the LOC101500956 gene encoding UDP-glycosyltransferase 73C3-like, which translates to MDSQTHKRKMDSQTHKNLHFVLFPLMSQGHMIPMMDIAKILSKQNITVTIITTPQNASRFTQTFSRSKIRLVELQFPSKELNLPKGCENLDMLSSLSSSLSFFNAANSTFLQDPVEKIFEKLTPLPSCIISDMCLHYTSNIATKFNVPRISFLGQSCFTLFCLYNLGIHRNVLKNITDENEKFFLPGIVDKIEMTKAMIPRKGNEKDENWKDFYAKTAAAESVSYGVVMNSFEELEMEYAKGYKRVKNGKVWCIGPVSLSNKDDLDKGDRGKKSSIDEHFCMKWLDLNESKSVIYVCLGSICNLTTLQLIELGLGLEACNRPFIWVIREGNLLEELENWIKGFEERVKSRSIVIRGWAPQVLILSHPSIGAFLTHCGWNSTLEAICDGVPMITWPLFGDQFFNERLVVKILKIGVSVGVEGPMKWGEEEELGLMVKKDDVVRGIEELMNESSESDEMRRRVEELGVMAKIAIEEGGSSYFNVNLLIQDILQQSKNSK; encoded by the coding sequence ATGGATTCTCAAACACACAAAAGAAAAATGGATTCTCAAACACACAAAAATCTCCACTTTGTCTTGTTTCCTTTGATGTCTCAAGGACACATGATCCCAATGATGGACATAGCAAAAATcttatcaaaacaaaacattacaGTCACAATAATCACCACACCCCAAAACGCATCACGTTTCACACAAACATTCTCAAGATCCAAAATCAGGTTAGTTGAACTCCAATTCCCATCAAAAGAACTTAATTTACCAAAAGGGTGTGAGAATCTTGATATGTTATCTTCACTTTCATCTTCTTTAAGCTTTTTCAATGCAGCAAATAGTACTTTTTTACAAGACCCAGTTGAAAAAATCTTTGAAAAGTTAACACCTTTACCAAGTTGCATAATTTCTGACATGTGTTTGCATTACACATCAAACATTGCAACAAAATTTAATGTTCCAAGAATTTCTTTCTTAGGACAAAGTTGTTTTACTCTCTTTTGTCTTTACAATTTGGGAATTCATCGCAATGTTTTGAAAAACATTACAGACGaaaatgagaaatttttttTGCCTGGTATTGTTGATAAGATTGAGATGACAAAAGCTATGATACCAAGAAAAGGAAATGAGAAGGATGAAAATTGGAAAGATTTTTATGCAAAAACAGCTGCTGCTGAATCTGTTTCATATGGTGTTGTTATGAATTCTTTTGAAGAGTTGGAGATGGAATATGCAAAAGGGTATAAAAGGGTGAAAAATGGTAAAGTTTGGTGTATTGGTCCTGTTTCACTTAGTAACAAAGATGATTTAGATAAAGGTGATAGAGGGAAAAAGTCTTCaattgatgaacatttttgCATGAAATGGCTTGATTTGAATGAATCAAAGAGTGTTATTTATGTATGTCTTGGAAGTATATGTAATTTAACAACACTTCAATTGATAGAACTTGGTTTGGGTTTAGAAGCTTGTAATAGACCTTTTATTTGGGTTATTAGGGAAGGAAATTTATTAGAAGAATTGGAAAATTGGATTAAGGGGTTTGAGGAAAGGGTTAAAAGTAGAAGTATTGTTATTAGAGGGTGGGCCCCACAAGTGTTGATATTATCACACCCTTCAATTGGTGCTTTTTTGACTCATTGTGGATGGAATTCAACTTTAGAAGCAATATGTGATGGTGTGCCTATGATTACTTGGCCATTATTTGGGGACCAATTTTTTAATGAGAGGCTTGTTgtgaaaatattgaaaattggAGTTAGTGTTGGTGTGGAGGGTCCTATGAAATGGGGTGAAGAAGAGGAATTAGGGTTAATGGTTAAGAAAGATGATGTTGTGAGAGGAATTGAAGAGTTGATGAATGAGAGTAGTGAAAGTGATGAAATGAGAAGAAGAGTTGAAGAGCTTGGTGTGATGGCTAAGATTGCTATAGAAGAAGGTGGATCTTCTTATTTTAATGTTAATCTCCTTATTCAAGATATCTTGCAACAATCCAAAAATTCTAAGTGA